One genomic segment of Chitinophaga sancti includes these proteins:
- a CDS encoding TonB-dependent receptor, which produces MSKSLIITCCVLLSCLGAIAQAKFTISGTIRSKKTGETIIGATVHVAGQSIGTVSNEYGFYSLTLPTGTYTIEFSTVGLQPVQEQIALTRHTIRNISLDDAAQSLKSVTITANTRQRNLSTPQMGMEQLTTKEMKNIPVLLGEKDVLKTIQLLPGIKSAGDGNSGFYVRGGAADQNLILLDEAPVYNASHLFGFFSTFNSDAIKDVTVYKGGMPAQYGGRLSSVLDIKMNDGNNQDYNVSGGIGLISSKVNIEGPLQKDKSSFLVSARRTYVDLFLRLSNDSSIRNNSLYFYDLNAKLNYQLGKRDRLFASGYFGADNLVVGNNFGLKWGNSTGTLRWNHIYSSKMFSNTSLIFSNYNYKINVKSGANDVNIFSQIRDWNLKEELQYYISQRHNLRIGFNTIYHTMRPGEITSSQLSNFNSSRLQQRYSWENAVYVSDVWKATDKLDLSYGARLTAFSILGAGDFFNIDADGNILDTLHYKSGEFVKTYINLEPRLAVSYKLTDISSVKASYARNVQNLHLIANSTSSSPTDRWVASTNIIKPEISDQVSLGYYKNLAGNKYELTVETYYKTMQHQIDYRDGADVLNNDAIETQLLFGKGRAYGIEWLLKKKTGRLTGWVSYTLSKTQRKIDGINNGEWYNARQDRTHDIAVVGMYQLNEKWSLSASWVYYTGDAVTFPSGKYLINNTVYYYYTERNGYRMPAYHRLDLGATKQLRKRGRYSSELAFSLYNAYGRENAYTITFRQSKDDPNKTEAVRTSLFRFVPSISYNFKF; this is translated from the coding sequence ATGAGTAAGTCTCTTATCATTACCTGTTGTGTGTTATTGTCATGTTTAGGAGCGATTGCACAGGCAAAATTTACTATCAGCGGAACCATCAGATCAAAGAAAACCGGGGAAACCATTATTGGTGCTACAGTGCACGTAGCAGGTCAATCCATCGGAACTGTCAGCAATGAGTATGGTTTTTATTCCCTTACCCTGCCCACAGGGACCTATACCATAGAGTTCAGTACGGTGGGGTTGCAACCGGTACAGGAGCAAATTGCGCTGACACGGCATACGATCAGGAATATTTCGCTGGACGATGCTGCACAATCATTGAAGTCGGTGACGATTACTGCCAATACCAGGCAACGTAATCTTAGTACCCCCCAAATGGGTATGGAACAACTGACGACAAAGGAGATGAAGAATATTCCGGTACTGTTGGGAGAAAAGGATGTGTTGAAAACGATCCAGTTACTACCAGGTATTAAATCAGCCGGCGATGGCAACAGTGGTTTTTATGTACGGGGCGGGGCGGCAGACCAGAACCTGATTTTATTGGATGAAGCACCCGTGTACAATGCTTCGCATCTGTTTGGTTTCTTTTCTACATTTAATTCTGATGCCATCAAAGATGTGACGGTATACAAGGGAGGCATGCCTGCTCAATACGGTGGCCGGCTTTCGTCTGTACTGGATATTAAGATGAATGACGGCAATAACCAGGATTATAATGTGAGTGGGGGCATTGGGTTGATCTCTTCCAAAGTAAATATAGAAGGACCTTTGCAAAAGGACAAGTCTTCTTTTTTAGTATCTGCCAGAAGAACGTATGTAGATCTTTTCCTGCGTTTATCAAATGACTCCTCTATCAGGAATAACAGCCTTTATTTTTATGACCTCAATGCCAAGCTGAATTACCAGCTGGGCAAACGGGATCGTTTGTTTGCCTCCGGGTATTTCGGGGCGGATAACCTGGTTGTGGGCAATAACTTTGGTTTGAAATGGGGGAATAGCACTGGTACCCTGAGATGGAACCATATTTACAGTAGCAAAATGTTTTCCAACACCTCCCTGATCTTTAGTAATTACAATTATAAGATCAATGTAAAGAGTGGGGCGAACGATGTGAATATCTTCTCGCAGATCCGTGACTGGAACCTGAAGGAGGAACTACAATATTATATCAGCCAGCGACATAACCTGCGTATTGGTTTCAATACGATTTATCATACCATGCGCCCGGGAGAGATCACATCTTCACAGTTATCTAATTTTAATTCATCCCGTTTGCAACAGCGGTATTCATGGGAGAATGCCGTGTATGTATCTGATGTGTGGAAGGCAACGGATAAATTAGATTTATCGTATGGCGCACGCCTTACGGCATTCAGTATACTGGGTGCCGGTGATTTTTTTAATATAGATGCAGATGGGAATATACTGGATACGCTGCATTATAAGAGTGGCGAGTTTGTGAAAACCTATATTAACCTGGAACCCCGGCTGGCAGTTAGTTATAAGCTCACGGATATTTCTTCAGTAAAAGCTTCTTATGCACGCAATGTGCAAAACCTGCACCTGATTGCAAACAGTACATCTTCCAGTCCTACCGATCGTTGGGTAGCGAGTACGAACATTATCAAACCGGAAATATCAGACCAGGTATCATTGGGTTATTATAAAAACCTGGCTGGGAATAAGTATGAGTTGACAGTAGAAACCTATTATAAAACCATGCAGCACCAGATCGATTACCGGGATGGGGCAGATGTGCTGAATAATGATGCGATTGAAACACAATTGTTATTTGGGAAAGGGAGGGCGTATGGCATAGAGTGGCTGTTAAAAAAGAAGACTGGCAGACTGACCGGATGGGTGAGTTATACATTGTCAAAGACACAAAGGAAGATAGATGGGATTAACAATGGGGAATGGTATAATGCGCGACAGGACAGAACCCATGATATTGCAGTAGTGGGCATGTACCAGTTGAATGAAAAATGGTCCCTGAGTGCCAGTTGGGTGTATTATACGGGTGATGCAGTAACTTTTCCCAGTGGTAAATACCTGATCAATAATACAGTGTATTATTACTATACGGAGCGGAATGGCTATCGTATGCCGGCTTATCACAGGTTGGATCTGGGAGCGACAAAGCAGTTGCGCAAGCGGGGCAGGTATTCTTCAGAGCTGGCTTTCAGTTTGTATAATGCGTATGGCAGAGAGAATGCGTATACCATTACCTTCAGGCAGAGTAAGGATGATCCGAATAAGACGGAGGCCGTGAGGACGTCATTGTTCAGGTTTGTACCTTCTATTTCATACAACTTTAAATTCTAG
- a CDS encoding DUF4249 family protein, which produces MKQLLYIAIIFVFGACQKVIDIDLNNAAKKYVIEGVVTDDVNGVSVKISQTMDFNEDNTFEGVSGATVTITADNATEYELQETATAGVYTTTGFKGRVGHSYSMYVQIGTDTFTAVSTMPREVHFDSLALVDRVVFGETRRVPAVYYTDPEGKGNSYHFVEWHNGVQESTIFVRNDENTDGKSLSIQLVSFSSDSDDDDKQIKAGDTVSVEMQCIDPVVYKYWYSLDAGATGEGQSATPANPVTNITGGALGYFSAHSVQTRTIVAE; this is translated from the coding sequence ATGAAACAGTTGTTGTATATCGCGATCATATTTGTTTTTGGCGCCTGTCAGAAGGTGATCGATATTGATTTGAATAATGCGGCGAAGAAATATGTGATAGAGGGGGTGGTCACGGATGATGTGAATGGTGTGAGTGTGAAGATATCACAGACGATGGATTTTAATGAGGATAATACCTTTGAAGGAGTAAGTGGGGCTACGGTGACTATTACTGCTGATAATGCGACGGAGTATGAGTTGCAGGAAACGGCTACAGCCGGGGTGTATACAACTACGGGGTTCAAAGGAAGGGTGGGGCATAGTTATAGTATGTATGTGCAGATAGGTACGGATACATTTACGGCGGTATCCACCATGCCGCGGGAGGTGCATTTTGATAGCCTGGCTTTGGTAGATAGGGTGGTGTTTGGCGAGACCAGAAGGGTGCCGGCAGTGTATTATACAGATCCGGAAGGGAAGGGGAATTCCTATCATTTTGTGGAGTGGCACAATGGGGTGCAGGAGAGTACTATATTTGTAAGGAATGATGAGAATACAGATGGGAAGAGTTTGAGTATACAGCTGGTATCGTTCAGTAGTGACAGTGATGATGATGATAAGCAGATAAAGGCGGGGGATACGGTCTCGGTAGAGATGCAGTGTATAGATCCCGTGGTGTATAAATACTGGTATAGTCTGGATGCGGGTGCGACAGGAGAGGGACAGAGTGCTACGCCGGCAAATCCGGTAACGAATATAACAGGGGGAGCATTGGGGTATTTTAGTGCGCATAGTGTGCAGACGAGGACGATAGTGGCGGAGTAG
- a CDS encoding cytochrome ubiquinol oxidase subunit I — translation MNDFLAARSQMALSLGFHIVFSCIGMVMPFFMAVAHFLYIRTGNDIYKNITRAWSKGVAIFFATGAVSGTVLSFELGLLWPEFMKHAGPIFGMPFSLEGTAFFIEAIALGFFLYGWGRFNPWFHWITGVVVGISGLVSGILVVAANAWMNSPAGFDFVNGQYLNIDPIKAMFNDAWFSQALHMCIAAFAATGFAVAGIHALMILRKRNIAFHTTAFRIPALFACIAALLQPLSGDISAKDVARRQPAKLAAMEAHFKTEAASPLVIGGIPDPVAKEVKYGLEIPGLLSFMVHNDFHTPVTGLDQIPENDQPPVAITHYAFQIMVGLGMVMLLISVCYFVAIIKKKSWLRMSWLLRLFVIATPMGFIAVEAGWTVTEVGRQPWIINGVMRTADAVTPMPGIVYSFYIFTAVYISLSLIVTFLLYRQIRMVPEIYDIQTPAL, via the coding sequence ATGAACGATTTTCTAGCAGCCAGATCACAAATGGCTTTATCGTTAGGTTTTCATATTGTCTTTTCCTGTATAGGCATGGTCATGCCTTTCTTTATGGCCGTCGCTCACTTCCTCTACATCCGCACAGGCAATGATATCTATAAGAACATCACCCGTGCATGGAGCAAGGGCGTAGCCATTTTCTTCGCCACCGGCGCTGTATCCGGCACCGTACTCTCCTTCGAACTCGGCCTTCTCTGGCCTGAATTCATGAAGCACGCCGGCCCGATCTTCGGCATGCCCTTCTCCTTAGAAGGTACCGCCTTTTTCATCGAAGCGATCGCTCTCGGTTTCTTCCTCTATGGCTGGGGACGATTCAATCCCTGGTTTCACTGGATCACCGGTGTGGTTGTAGGTATCAGCGGGTTAGTATCCGGTATCCTGGTAGTTGCTGCCAATGCCTGGATGAACAGTCCGGCAGGATTCGATTTCGTAAATGGACAATACCTGAATATAGATCCGATCAAAGCGATGTTCAATGACGCCTGGTTTTCACAGGCACTGCATATGTGTATTGCGGCATTTGCTGCAACCGGTTTTGCTGTAGCTGGTATCCATGCCCTCATGATCTTAAGAAAAAGGAACATCGCCTTTCATACCACCGCTTTCAGAATACCCGCTTTATTCGCCTGTATAGCAGCCCTGCTGCAACCACTGAGCGGAGATATCTCTGCAAAAGACGTTGCACGCAGACAACCTGCAAAGCTGGCTGCTATGGAAGCCCATTTTAAGACCGAAGCAGCGTCTCCGCTGGTAATTGGGGGTATACCAGACCCAGTGGCAAAAGAGGTGAAATATGGGCTTGAAATACCCGGTTTACTGAGCTTTATGGTGCATAATGATTTCCATACCCCTGTAACAGGGTTGGATCAGATACCTGAAAATGATCAGCCCCCGGTTGCAATTACACACTACGCCTTCCAGATCATGGTGGGATTGGGGATGGTGATGCTGTTGATCTCCGTTTGTTATTTCGTAGCCATTATCAAGAAAAAGAGCTGGCTCAGAATGTCGTGGTTGCTACGCCTGTTCGTCATCGCCACACCGATGGGATTCATTGCCGTAGAAGCTGGTTGGACAGTGACGGAAGTCGGCAGACAACCATGGATTATAAATGGTGTGATGCGGACGGCTGATGCAGTGACGCCCATGCCGGGGATTGTTTATTCCTTCTACATCTTTACAGCAGTGTATATTTCATTGTCCCTGATCGTGACATTCCTGTTGTACAGACAGATCCGCATGGTACCTGAGATTTATGATATTCAAACGCCTGCTTTATGA
- a CDS encoding cytochrome d ubiquinol oxidase subunit II: MIFVVMAYLWAAILLYILLGGADFGAGIIELFTSEKNKAYTRNTMYQAIGPIWEANHMWLIIAIVVLFVGFPEIYTTVSTHLHIPLVIMLFGIIARGTAFTFRHYDAVKDNMQKVYNRIFVYSSFVTPFFLGVIAGSAVSGRIDPGANDFLHAYVYTWFNWFSVTVGFFTVAICGYLAAIFIIGETDDDNSRVRFIRKARQMNVAAAVFGALVFWAAHAENIPLDKWMFDNPIGIIAIITAVLSLVLLWYLLLKKGKVIIIRVLAGFQVTMILLAITIRHYPNIVILKGGKYLSLLEHAGQEKTIHSLGMALLLGSILILPALFYLLYSFRKGEAIEH, translated from the coding sequence ATGATATTTGTAGTAATGGCTTATTTATGGGCTGCCATCCTGTTGTATATATTGTTGGGAGGAGCTGATTTTGGTGCAGGGATCATAGAATTATTTACTTCGGAAAAGAACAAGGCATATACACGCAATACCATGTACCAGGCCATCGGGCCTATATGGGAAGCCAACCATATGTGGCTGATCATTGCTATCGTGGTATTGTTTGTAGGTTTTCCGGAAATTTATACGACCGTATCCACACACCTGCATATACCACTTGTGATCATGCTGTTTGGCATCATTGCCCGTGGTACGGCATTTACCTTCAGACACTACGATGCTGTGAAGGATAATATGCAAAAGGTGTACAACCGCATCTTTGTATATTCCAGTTTCGTCACGCCTTTCTTTTTGGGGGTGATCGCAGGTAGTGCGGTATCTGGTAGAATAGATCCGGGGGCAAATGATTTTCTGCATGCGTATGTATATACCTGGTTCAATTGGTTCTCTGTTACAGTTGGATTTTTTACCGTAGCGATCTGTGGTTATCTCGCGGCTATATTCATCATTGGCGAAACTGATGACGATAACAGTCGTGTACGTTTTATCAGGAAGGCCAGGCAGATGAATGTGGCGGCAGCGGTATTTGGGGCATTGGTATTCTGGGCGGCACATGCAGAGAACATCCCTTTGGATAAATGGATGTTTGATAATCCGATCGGGATCATTGCCATTATTACGGCAGTATTATCACTTGTGCTATTATGGTATTTGTTGCTGAAAAAAGGTAAGGTTATCATCATTCGTGTATTGGCAGGTTTTCAGGTCACGATGATCTTACTGGCGATAACGATCCGGCACTATCCGAATATTGTGATCTTAAAAGGAGGGAAGTATTTGTCTTTGTTGGAGCATGCCGGACAGGAGAAGACGATTCATTCACTGGGTATGGCGTTGTTGTTGGGAAGTATATTGATATTGCCTGCGTTATTTTATTTGTTGTATAGTTTCAGGAAGGGTGAGGCGATAGAGCATTAA
- a CDS encoding SDR family NAD(P)-dependent oxidoreductase, translating into MIAFITGGSRGLGKDMALSLAKKGVDIILTYNSNKTEADAVAAEIQKLGQRAAVLQLNTAIVSSFDHFITTFTAILKDTFQATQFNYLINNAGIGLHASFAETTEAQFDEIMNIHLKGPFFLTQKLLPLLADGGVIINVSTGLARFTIPGSSAYAAMKGAIEVLTRYQAKELGSRGIRVNTIAPGAIQTDFGGGVVRDNAELNKMVAANTALGRAGVAEDIGEVVAFLCSDQARWVNAQRVEASGGMFL; encoded by the coding sequence ATGATAGCATTTATCACCGGCGGCAGCCGTGGATTAGGGAAGGATATGGCATTGAGCCTCGCTAAAAAAGGCGTGGATATTATCCTTACGTACAACAGTAATAAAACAGAAGCAGACGCTGTAGCTGCTGAGATACAAAAACTTGGACAACGTGCAGCTGTATTGCAATTGAATACAGCGATTGTTAGTTCCTTTGATCACTTCATCACTACATTTACAGCTATCCTGAAAGATACATTTCAGGCTACACAATTCAATTACCTGATTAACAATGCGGGCATTGGTCTGCACGCCAGTTTTGCAGAAACAACAGAGGCGCAGTTTGATGAGATAATGAATATTCATCTCAAAGGACCGTTTTTCCTCACACAGAAATTATTACCACTGCTGGCTGATGGTGGAGTGATCATCAATGTGTCTACAGGACTGGCGCGGTTTACGATTCCGGGTAGTAGTGCGTATGCGGCTATGAAGGGAGCAATAGAAGTATTGACACGTTATCAGGCGAAGGAGTTGGGTAGCAGGGGGATTCGGGTGAATACGATCGCACCGGGTGCGATACAGACGGATTTCGGTGGTGGTGTGGTGAGAGATAATGCTGAGTTGAATAAGATGGTGGCAGCTAATACGGCATTGGGCAGGGCTGGTGTGGCAGAGGATATAGGTGAGGTTGTGGCGTTTTTATGTAGTGATCAGGCGAGGTGGGTGAATGCACAGCGCGTGGAGGCGAGTGGGGGGATGTTTTTGTAA
- a CDS encoding helix-turn-helix domain-containing protein, with translation MPIPEKILSRKDEITAVFMQLVDAHLDDLLQGRTEERYKPSDFAARMHIAPVHLTNTIKLTLNTSPCEIMEDRVILEAKKMLETTTLSVADIGNTFGFPEPTNFNRFFKNLTGITPLQYRKSKILKY, from the coding sequence ATGCCTATTCCGGAAAAAATACTATCACGCAAGGATGAAATCACGGCAGTATTTATGCAACTGGTGGATGCCCACCTGGATGACCTGCTACAGGGCCGGACAGAAGAACGGTACAAACCGAGTGACTTTGCAGCCCGTATGCATATTGCACCGGTACACCTGACGAATACCATCAAATTAACATTGAATACTTCTCCCTGTGAGATCATGGAAGACAGGGTCATTCTTGAGGCCAAGAAAATGTTGGAAACTACCACACTCAGCGTAGCGGATATCGGGAATACATTTGGGTTTCCGGAGCCGACCAACTTCAACCGTTTTTTTAAAAACCTGACGGGTATAACCCCACTGCAATATCGCAAAAGCAAAATACTGAAGTATTGA
- a CDS encoding TlpA disulfide reductase family protein — translation MKHAFLLFILGICSLHTFAQQTDPPIGDFRTIIGQQVPSFSFEIEKGKKANIRDYKGKYVLINFFATWCPPCNQELPLAQKQVWEKHKDNPKFAFIVFGREEGWEKLDPFREKKGFTFPLLPDLDRSIFSLFAPNGIPRNVVIDPAGKIIYQSFGYEEAEFNKLVKLIDSKL, via the coding sequence ATGAAGCACGCTTTTCTCCTTTTCATATTGGGAATCTGCTCCCTCCATACCTTTGCCCAACAAACAGACCCACCAATTGGTGATTTCAGGACCATTATCGGCCAACAGGTTCCTTCCTTTTCCTTTGAGATAGAAAAGGGTAAAAAAGCCAATATCAGGGATTATAAGGGTAAATATGTGCTGATCAACTTCTTTGCCACTTGGTGCCCTCCCTGCAACCAGGAACTCCCGCTCGCACAAAAGCAGGTATGGGAAAAACACAAAGACAACCCAAAGTTTGCTTTTATTGTATTCGGGAGGGAAGAGGGCTGGGAAAAACTAGACCCGTTCAGGGAAAAGAAAGGATTTACTTTCCCCCTGCTCCCCGACCTGGACAGAAGCATTTTCTCCCTGTTCGCACCAAACGGTATTCCCAGGAATGTAGTCATTGATCCTGCAGGCAAGATCATCTACCAGAGCTTTGGCTATGAAGAAGCGGAGTTCAATAAACTGGTGAAACTGATCGACAGCAAACTATGA
- a CDS encoding threonine synthase produces the protein MHITQHSTSLATALQCPNCGRLYNIGDVQSYATCCNQPLFTRYRLDQPLHQVVDINYHTIWRYNRLLPVFEEQNIVSLGEGGTPLYTLSALSHQHEVNIQLKDESVNPTGSFKARGISVAVSKAKELGINHCIIPTAGNAGGALSAYCAKAGMKATVVMPRHTPLTLQTECRMYGAELILVDGLISDCGRRAQQLVAQTGGFDMSTLKEPYRLEGKKTMGYEIAEQFHWQLPDVIIYPTGGGTGLIGMWKAFAEMKQLGWLTGKLPRMVVVQSANCDPVVQLFQQGAIPTDFCATPSIAYGLAVPTPFAKDLMMDVLQQSNGTALTVTETEITIGMRNIASTEGLLLSPEGSATYMAMQHLVADGWIQEGENVLLFNTGSWYKYRS, from the coding sequence ATGCATATAACCCAACACAGCACCTCGCTCGCCACGGCACTACAGTGCCCCAATTGTGGGCGGTTATACAACATCGGCGATGTACAATCTTACGCTACCTGCTGTAATCAGCCGCTTTTTACCCGTTACAGGCTGGACCAGCCTTTGCACCAGGTTGTTGACATCAATTACCACACCATCTGGCGATACAACCGGTTACTCCCCGTTTTTGAAGAACAAAACATCGTTAGTCTGGGCGAAGGCGGTACGCCCTTGTATACCCTCTCTGCCCTCAGCCATCAACATGAGGTGAACATCCAGCTCAAGGATGAAAGCGTGAACCCGACCGGCTCCTTCAAAGCCAGGGGTATCAGCGTGGCTGTGTCTAAGGCCAAAGAGCTGGGTATCAACCATTGTATCATTCCCACAGCGGGTAATGCCGGAGGAGCGCTGAGTGCTTATTGTGCCAAAGCTGGCATGAAAGCGACGGTGGTCATGCCCCGCCATACGCCGCTCACCCTGCAGACAGAATGCCGCATGTATGGTGCAGAGCTCATTCTTGTAGATGGGCTGATCAGTGATTGCGGGCGGCGCGCCCAGCAACTGGTAGCACAAACCGGTGGTTTTGATATGTCTACGCTGAAAGAGCCTTACCGGCTGGAAGGCAAGAAAACTATGGGGTACGAGATTGCCGAACAGTTTCACTGGCAACTGCCTGATGTCATCATCTACCCTACCGGTGGCGGCACCGGATTGATTGGCATGTGGAAGGCATTTGCCGAAATGAAACAACTGGGTTGGCTGACGGGCAAACTGCCCCGGATGGTGGTAGTACAATCTGCGAATTGTGACCCGGTGGTACAACTGTTCCAGCAGGGCGCCATTCCTACCGATTTCTGTGCTACGCCTTCTATTGCCTACGGGCTGGCAGTACCTACACCATTTGCCAAAGACCTGATGATGGATGTATTGCAACAGAGCAATGGTACAGCACTCACCGTGACAGAAACAGAAATCACTATCGGGATGCGCAACATTGCGTCAACAGAAGGGTTGTTATTATCACCGGAGGGCAGTGCGACTTATATGGCCATGCAGCACCTGGTCGCAGATGGCTGGATCCAGGAAGGAGAAAATGTGTTGTTGTTTAATACCGGGTCCTGGTATAAGTACAGATCATAG